One Chitinophagaceae bacterium C216 genomic window carries:
- the clpB gene encoding Chaperone protein ClpB → MQLSPTLQKAINIAKAIAKENMHPRYAAPHLLRALLHDDVELDAWLMKADIDMYYLAEWADVRIENLPKSTAPKDEIPPADDVTAILDDADNIRLKLQSDEIQPLYVLASLSTPGVAFSFDQLKTFPLKRDDLIGLAQVGSDVDQLLRDIQVGASEQRGPLPANNALQKYCIDKTLLALEGKLDPIIGRDQEVRMMAEILCRRSKPNVILVGEPGVGKTALVDGFALAIADEKVPAILKNARVFELNNGAMAAGASYKGETEERLKSVITEIKKFEKAILFIDEIHVLLDKSGPFAGAANLLKPELARGAITIIGATTIDEYRKHIERDEAFARRFEMLDVDEPTPAVAFRMMKMVMPLYEQHHKISVPDETMQEAIRLAKRYIKDRRLPDAAIDLMDRSMAALRLVSDTGATTLALRKSDYEKLKESSDADLAEYKWHYHQLKTGMSPVVWSAVPAADDPEKMQSVKEISDFLDKVYEVLQPLTNEDRTVLDKHDVISIVADKTGIPLGKLQAQEKERLLNIKEILSQRVVGQDHAIKVVSDAILESRSGLGKPGQPIGSFFFLGPTGTGKTELAKSLADFLFQDSSNIIRFDMSEFKEEHSAALLYGAPPGYVGYEEGGLLVNKIRQQPYAVVLFDEIEKAHPSVFDLFLQILDEGKLHDKLGKEGDFSNALIVFTSNIGSQYVVDSFNSGSVPDHTHLLGVMGNYFRPEFLGRLTEIVPFAPMTQQMVERILEINLKDLHTALERQQITLTITADAKAKIAQLGFTPEFGARPLHGAIRSQIRRPLSQKIIAGELSAGSHITLDLEEDELKWILE, encoded by the coding sequence ATGCAATTATCCCCGACGCTTCAAAAGGCAATTAACATAGCCAAGGCTATTGCCAAGGAAAATATGCATCCACGCTATGCAGCTCCACATTTGTTAAGAGCATTACTTCACGACGATGTGGAGCTAGATGCATGGCTGATGAAAGCCGATATCGATATGTATTATCTTGCCGAATGGGCTGATGTACGTATCGAGAATTTACCTAAAAGCACTGCACCAAAGGATGAGATCCCGCCGGCTGATGACGTTACTGCTATTCTTGATGATGCAGATAATATTCGGCTAAAACTTCAGAGCGACGAGATTCAGCCTCTTTATGTATTGGCCTCATTGAGCACCCCGGGCGTAGCTTTTTCCTTCGATCAGCTGAAGACTTTTCCTTTAAAGCGTGATGATCTTATCGGGCTGGCTCAGGTAGGAAGCGATGTAGATCAACTGTTGCGCGATATTCAAGTAGGAGCTTCGGAACAGCGAGGTCCCCTTCCGGCAAACAATGCGTTGCAGAAATACTGTATTGATAAAACTTTACTCGCATTAGAAGGGAAACTAGATCCTATCATCGGCCGCGATCAGGAAGTGCGGATGATGGCAGAGATTTTATGCCGTCGCAGTAAACCCAATGTGATTTTAGTAGGGGAGCCTGGTGTAGGGAAAACGGCACTTGTGGATGGTTTTGCTCTTGCCATTGCCGATGAAAAAGTTCCCGCAATCCTGAAAAATGCCAGAGTGTTTGAACTCAATAATGGGGCTATGGCTGCTGGAGCTTCTTATAAAGGAGAAACAGAGGAAAGGTTAAAATCGGTAATAACCGAGATTAAAAAGTTTGAGAAAGCAATTTTATTTATAGATGAGATTCATGTATTGCTGGATAAAAGTGGTCCGTTTGCCGGTGCTGCTAATTTATTAAAGCCCGAACTAGCGCGAGGAGCCATTACCATCATCGGAGCTACTACTATTGATGAGTACCGGAAGCATATCGAACGTGATGAAGCTTTTGCACGTCGCTTTGAGATGCTAGATGTTGATGAACCTACTCCAGCTGTGGCATTCAGAATGATGAAAATGGTGATGCCCTTATATGAGCAACATCACAAAATATCGGTGCCGGACGAAACCATGCAAGAAGCAATCCGCTTGGCAAAAAGATATATTAAAGATCGTCGCTTACCCGATGCCGCTATCGATCTGATGGACCGATCTATGGCAGCATTACGATTAGTATCAGATACCGGTGCTACAACACTTGCATTACGCAAATCTGATTATGAAAAGCTGAAGGAATCTTCTGATGCCGATCTTGCAGAATACAAATGGCATTATCACCAGCTTAAAACAGGAATGAGCCCTGTAGTATGGAGTGCCGTTCCAGCTGCCGATGATCCAGAAAAAATGCAGTCTGTAAAAGAAATTTCTGATTTTCTTGATAAAGTATATGAAGTATTGCAGCCTTTGACAAATGAGGACCGTACTGTGTTGGATAAGCATGATGTAATTTCCATCGTAGCTGATAAAACCGGTATTCCTTTAGGAAAACTCCAAGCTCAGGAAAAGGAAAGACTGCTAAATATTAAAGAAATTTTATCACAAAGAGTAGTAGGACAGGATCACGCTATTAAGGTAGTAAGTGATGCGATCCTAGAATCCCGATCAGGATTGGGTAAGCCGGGACAACCTATCGGTTCGTTTTTCTTCCTTGGCCCTACTGGAACGGGTAAAACAGAGTTAGCCAAATCGCTGGCGGATTTTCTGTTTCAAGATTCTTCGAACATTATTCGCTTTGACATGAGCGAATTTAAGGAAGAACATTCAGCTGCATTACTGTATGGGGCACCTCCCGGATATGTAGGTTACGAAGAAGGAGGTTTGTTGGTGAATAAAATTAGACAACAACCTTATGCCGTGGTATTGTTTGATGAAATAGAAAAAGCCCACCCCTCTGTTTTCGATCTTTTCCTGCAAATACTGGACGAAGGTAAATTACATGATAAGCTGGGTAAGGAAGGTGATTTTTCCAATGCACTTATCGTATTTACTTCCAATATTGGCAGCCAGTATGTGGTGGATTCGTTCAATAGTGGTAGTGTGCCCGATCATACACATTTGTTAGGTGTGATGGGAAATTATTTCCGTCCAGAATTTTTGGGGCGTCTTACTGAGATTGTTCCTTTTGCTCCTATGACACAGCAAATGGTAGAACGCATCTTAGAAATTAACTTAAAGGACCTGCATACAGCATTGGAGAGACAACAAATTACCTTAACGATTACTGCCGATGCTAAGGCAAAGATTGCTCAACTGGGTTTTACCCCTGAGTTTGGAGCCCGTCCTTTGCATGGTGCCATACGGTCACAGATTCGCAGACCTTTATCTCAAAAGATTATTGCCGGCGAATTGAGCGCTGGAAGCCATATTACGTTAGATCTAGAAGAGGATGAGTTAAAATGGATATTAGAATGA
- the tdk gene encoding Thymidine kinase, with the protein MFIEPNLSGKRNGWIEVICGSMFSGKTEELIRRLKRVQFAGLKVEIFKPAIDTRYDESDIVSHDTNTIRSTPVTSSQEILLMAQDANVIGIDEAQFFDDGLPDVCDQLACKGLRIIVAGLDMDYAGKPFGQMPFLLAKADYITKLHAICVKCGAIAQYSYRKLPDDDQLMLGAMDVYEPRCRKCYYEKED; encoded by the coding sequence ATGTTTATTGAACCGAATCTAAGTGGTAAAAGAAATGGCTGGATTGAAGTGATCTGTGGCTCCATGTTTAGCGGAAAAACAGAAGAACTTATCCGGAGATTAAAGAGGGTTCAGTTTGCGGGTCTGAAGGTGGAAATATTTAAACCCGCTATCGATACGCGTTACGATGAATCGGATATTGTTTCGCATGATACCAATACCATCCGTTCTACTCCTGTAACTAGCTCTCAGGAAATATTGCTGATGGCACAGGATGCCAATGTGATTGGAATTGATGAAGCTCAATTTTTTGACGATGGTTTGCCCGACGTCTGTGACCAACTCGCCTGCAAAGGACTTAGAATCATTGTGGCTGGCTTGGACATGGATTACGCCGGGAAACCTTTTGGTCAGATGCCTTTCTTGTTGGCAAAAGCGGATTATATAACCAAATTGCATGCTATTTGTGTGAAATGCGGCGCTATAGCACAATACTCGTACCGAAAACTGCCCGATGACGATCAGTTGATGTTGGGAGCCATGGATGTATATGAACCCCGTTGCCGCAAATGCTATTATGAGAAGGAGGACTAA
- the gdhA_1 gene encoding Glutamate dehydrogenase, whose translation MSSINNYSFFAAVEKSFNKAAQFTHWDKGLLEQISACNAVYRMRFPLKKEDGTIEVIEAYRVQHSHHKTPCKGGIRFSTAVNQDEVMALAALMTYKCAIVNVPFGGAKGGIKIDPKKYTPYELEKITRRYTSELIKKNFIGPAVDVPAPDYGTGEREMAWILDTYTAMHSHDIDAAGCVTGKPVSQGGVRGRREATGLGVFYGIKEVCSMEDEMAKRGLTPGVEGKRVVIQGLGNVGYHTAKFFHEAGALIIGVAEYEGAIYKADGIDINELVNHRKSTGSILNFPGAENLENKKAALELDCDILIPAALENVINAENAPRIRAKIIGEAANGPITPEADEILLQKNVLIIPDIYLNAGGVTVSYFEWLKNLSHVRYGRLEKRFTENMNARILDEMEKLTGKRVEDGSRSLIKHGADEIDLVYSGLEETMISATREIMEQWKADPRIPDMRTAAYVVAINKVATTYSELGIFP comes from the coding sequence ATGTCAAGCATTAATAATTACAGCTTTTTTGCAGCTGTGGAAAAGAGTTTTAACAAGGCAGCTCAATTTACCCACTGGGATAAGGGGTTGTTAGAACAGATCAGTGCCTGCAATGCGGTATACCGTATGCGATTCCCACTAAAAAAAGAAGACGGCACAATAGAAGTAATTGAAGCTTATCGTGTACAACACTCCCACCACAAAACCCCTTGTAAAGGTGGTATTCGCTTTTCTACAGCGGTAAACCAAGACGAAGTGATGGCTCTTGCTGCCTTGATGACTTATAAATGTGCCATTGTAAACGTACCCTTCGGAGGAGCTAAAGGAGGTATTAAAATCGATCCTAAAAAATATACTCCTTACGAACTGGAAAAAATTACCCGCCGTTACACCTCAGAACTGATTAAGAAAAATTTTATCGGCCCAGCCGTAGATGTTCCTGCTCCTGACTACGGAACCGGAGAGCGTGAAATGGCCTGGATTCTTGACACTTATACTGCTATGCATTCGCATGACATTGACGCTGCAGGATGTGTAACAGGTAAACCGGTATCCCAAGGTGGTGTGAGAGGACGTCGAGAAGCCACAGGATTAGGTGTGTTTTACGGAATAAAGGAGGTGTGCTCTATGGAAGACGAAATGGCCAAACGGGGGCTTACACCCGGCGTGGAAGGGAAAAGAGTAGTGATACAAGGATTGGGTAACGTAGGATACCATACCGCAAAATTCTTTCACGAAGCAGGGGCCCTCATTATCGGCGTAGCAGAATATGAAGGAGCTATTTATAAAGCAGATGGTATTGATATCAACGAGCTTGTGAATCACCGCAAGAGTACGGGCTCCATCCTGAACTTCCCCGGTGCCGAGAATCTGGAGAACAAGAAAGCTGCACTGGAGTTGGATTGTGACATTCTCATTCCTGCGGCTTTAGAAAATGTCATCAATGCCGAGAACGCTCCACGCATCCGTGCAAAAATTATCGGAGAAGCGGCCAACGGACCTATCACACCCGAAGCCGACGAAATTCTGCTACAGAAAAACGTACTGATCATTCCCGATATTTATCTGAACGCAGGAGGTGTCACCGTTTCCTATTTCGAATGGCTGAAGAACCTGAGCCACGTGCGCTATGGACGATTAGAAAAAAGGTTTACCGAAAATATGAATGCACGGATACTGGATGAAATGGAAAAACTCACCGGCAAACGCGTTGAAGATGGCAGTCGCTCATTGATAAAACATGGCGCCGATGAAATCGATCTGGTGTACAGTGGTCTGGAAGAAACCATGATTTCAGCTACTCGAGAAATCATGGAACAATGGAAAGCCGACCCTCGCATTCCCGATATGCGCACTGCAGCATATGTAGTAGCTATCAACAAAGTTGCAACTACTTATTCCGAATTAGGCATTTTCCCTTAA